The segment gttacacaagctgttaggtcggtccttagacgttagagcggggtggtcgctacactggtgacaactatataaggaaacacatcggttaaaaaaaaaagggtcgttgtggcggggtagtccttagagaggggggtcgttgtgaggggttctactgtatataaaaattattatcaaaattaaattgtccaaatcaatttaaaaacactttcatcttattccttgtcggttcctgattccaaaaacatatagatctgatatgtttggattaaaaacacgctcagaaagttaaaacaaagagaggtacagaaaagcgtgctatccttcttagcgcaactactaccccgctcttcttgtcaatttcactgcctttgccatgagcggtggactgacgatgctacgagtatacggtcttgctgaaaaatggcattgcgttcagtttcattctgtgagttcgacagctacttgactaaatgttgtattttcgccttacgcgacttgtttctttgtcttcttctgcgttcatgggccgAAACTTCCactgcacgagtgggtttttaatGTGCAAGGCAATTTTTACACTGCCATTTAGGTAGCCATATGCGGATTTGTATTTACATGCTAGttcatgtgtgtttatgtgtctgcAGTTTGGAGGAGATGGCAGAGCTTGAATACAGACCAGTGACCTTCAAAGGAGAGTTCGACCATTCACGGGAAATGGTGATCGGCCCTCGAAGCAACGCCTTGAAGGAGGGAGGGGGCTTGGTGTCTGCTGGAAATCAGACTGGTGTTAACGTTGTCGCACCGATGAAACTGTCAGATAGAGAGTaagttgggggaggggggggggggggggttatggagtgtgtgtttgcaagcaaTCAGATTGTTGCTAAAGTTTTCACAGAGAGTACGTCGCCTTAATGCTGTCAAACTGATGAAACTGTCGGATAGAGAGTTAGTCGCATTaagaacggggggggggggggtagtagtgtgtgtttgcaagcaaTCAGATTGTTGCTAAAGTTTCCACAGAGAGTAAGAGAGTAAGTCGCCTTAATGCTGTCAAACTGATGAAACTGTCGGATAGAGAGTTAGTCGtcttgagaggggggggggggggggggggggggggggggggtgtttgttgttgtttagtggCAATCAGACTGGCGTCAATGTTGTCACACCCATGAAACTGTCGGATAGCGAGTAAGTTgctgtgtggggggggtgtgtgtttgcGGGCAATCAGACTGGCGTTAACGTCGTCACAGCGATGAAACTGTCGGATAGGGAGTAACTTGGTATCAGCACTGTTTAGTGGTGGCTTTGGTGTAAAGGACCACCattctgtttataaaatgaaatattgtcgaaaactaaccgtctgattgcagtcttttgtggaaGCAACTCGAttcagaaatttgaaaggggaactactcttttagacaaagtatgagagttacttgccttgcgagTTCCCTTGCACTGATAAGTGATCTGAAGCGAGTATCTCTGCACTGAACGTTAGAtttgaaatcagaaaacaaccgaactcatggattttatatggagattcatgtgttcaagcctgtggttgctagtttaaatgcagtatgtttgtattgtttgctccagagatgtatatttcgtacattagagtgtGTGGGTACCGGGTACGCATGTATGAGTGGTTGGGGTGCTGTTTGCCTGCTAttttcctaaaaaaaaaaaatcagttttgaatttgttttctgacaacatatacatatattttttgttttacagtgAAACTATTTTAGTGAACATGGGCTGGGTACCCTCAGCCAAGATGGACCCCAGTACAAGAAGAGAGGGACAGGTAAGCTTTCAGTTTGTCAGCTGTTTGCGTTGTGCTAAAGCATGTGTGTAATCTGTACAAAATGACGGGCGAAGGGGCGTAGTGGAttagacatcggcctcctaatagGAAGGTTGTGAGTTAAAATCGCGGccgcctgatgggttaagggtggagatttttccgatctcccaggtcaacttatgtgcagacccgctagtgccttattccccttcgaGTCActtgcacgcaagcacaagaacaagtgcgcacggaaaagatcctgtaatccatgtcagagtttggtgggttatagaaacacaaaaatacccagcatgcttcccccaaaatcggcgtatgctacCCAGATGTCTGCGTATAATTTAGGTGTAattagccacctgcacttatggcagaatgaccaaggtcttttacatgccatGAGGATAGAACATGGATACATGATCTTTGAGTTTACAgataaagttgacccatgtccgcTACCGGGCCACCCTGAAAATGTTTGTAAAtgataattattttatttttgatttggtTTATTTAAACCTGTGTGAACTTTAATTTGCGCAATATATCTCTGAGGTAAACGGGAAGAACCTCCTGTCtcctcttctgtctgtctgcacccGTTCATGATACAGTAGAATATGAACTTCATGTTTGCTTCGTTTTTTCAGGTAAAGGGAGAGGTTGAAGTCTCAGGTATCGTACGGTTACAGGAACAGGTAAGCACAGCAAatagagagaaggaaggaaagacaGAATTAGGAAGAAAATAGAGAAAtaagagaaaagaagaagaaagtctgGTTGGATGCAATGAGATTGAGAGTAACATGAATGTGATGACGTTTCCAAGGAAAACAAAACtccttcacaacccatacaaacttgaCAATTATTTTTGGAATTTGTTTATTGCTGTTATTTGTGTGTATCGTTGaagacacaaccatttgtcgagggtagcgtaggcacccggtctgctccccgcctaaaaaaggccagtgccgttccgtcttcaagggactgcgtgggtttcatttcggagttttccttctcctagacgagtttccttccatggataatgagcctcctctaccctcgttttgaattcagagtggtcttctcttaggatagctgcctgccagggttgacgagcctatcctgcccggctatttgacccatagctggaggttggttcgtgggcacctgggcgtttccacacaccggtgggcccgcatgccgcacgtctaggggccaacctcctccgagtccttgtagtctagcctagggccttgcggtacccagtttacgcctgtcaccgcgatggaggcactacatagggcttgttgtggagaggttattgtactggcaggagagactgacgcattctgctctcttttcgcattgtcctaaaaaggacagacggtgctagccagtggtgagggctgaaagcgagaagtgacaagcacaagacacttcgccaacacactagacacgtcacacaaccgtttggcaggcttatttgtgtgtgtaattctctcttagatttttttttcaccaaAATCCACAGAATTTCTCAGAGGCACTCATGATGGTACATCAAAGTGCATGTCCAGATTTGTGTGTTTATGTCAGTTAAGAGAGTTGTTTTGCTTGTTAAAACACATAATTTGATGAAAGGAggaaaccaacaacaaacacatctCTCTCCCAAAATGCACAATATTATTGTTGGTGCTGCCACGGTTTCTTCCCATTCACCCAACATTACTCTCAAAAAGATAACTTTTGTAACTGTGAGTGTGAGCACACTTCTGTGTCTCTTGTgtgcacacagagacagacgcaaacacacacacacacatgcacacacactcaaacacacgcacacatacacatgtacacatgtacacatacacacaaacacacttgaaTGCTGGTTGGCTGGTTTGTTAGGCAGTTGCGTGGAAAGTTCTCTCGTTCTTAAATAAATTAGTAGTTAAGTAAAAATTCTTCTACTTcttttttgttcatgggctgtcactctcacgtacactcatgtttcgttcatgggctgaaactcccacgttcattcatgtttcgttcatgggctgaaactcccacgttcactcatgtttcgttcatgggctgaaactcccacgttcactcatgtttcgttcatgggctgaaactcccacgttcactcatgtttcgttcatgggctgtcactctcacgtacactcatgtttcgttcatgggctgaaactcccacgttcattcatatttttgcaagagtggttttttttcatgtatgaccgtttttgaaGGTAAAAATTCCTTTTTTGTCTTGCTCTCCAGCGCCCACCGTTCATGCCTAAGGGAGACGCGAAGAGTCAGGGCTACTGGTTGTACAGAGATGTGGAGACCATGGCTAAACAAGCTGGCACTGCACCAGTCTTTGTCGACCTGGATCAGAGTATGTCTTTATCTTGTCACTTTTTGTGTGCACTGCtttttgtgcgtgtttgtgtgtgtgtgtgttaagtttgtgtgtgtgtgattgctttTTATGTCCGAGCAGTTTGTATTTGCAATGCCTTCTTTTGtccatacatgtatacatgtgtacCATCGTTTTCTGTGTGTGCAGGTTTTGTGTGCAAACATATTTTGTGTATGAGTTGGTCTGTTTTGTTTAGGTTTGAGCAGTTTATATTTGAACTGTCGTTTAATTGcgaagcagtgtgtgtgtgtgtgcagtcttTTGCACAGTTTGAAAAAAATTGATTGAACAGTTTGTTTTTGAGGGCCTTTTTAGTATTAATTATGTAAACACAGTATATTTTGCACCATTAGAAAAGACATAAAAGCTGCCTTTAAAATTTAATCTAATGTAACTTACATGTACTTGTACATCCCTGACCAAAGGGAAAggcattttgttttctgttttagcTCAAAGAACCCGCTACAACAGATAGCAAGTTATACAATTGACATCTTCTTATATACATACATGTTACTCCTATACAGCTGCAGTGAAAAAGCTCGGTGTTCTTTTAATTAAGGTCTAGCATATACTTTTATACTTTGCTTCAGAAGAAAGAAGTTGTTGATTCCAATGTGTTATGCCTCTAGCTGTTATCACATTGAGAGAGTTACTTTTCCCCCATTTCTTAACAAGAAGGATTTATAATCATTGATTTCAATATGTTATGTCTCTGTTCTACTGTTTACTATATAAATGCAGAGAGTTATTTTGTGTCTTCAGAAGAAAGAAGTCGTTGATTTCAATGTGTTAATATGCCTCTGTTCTGTATGTTATCACGTTGAGAGAGTTACTTTTCTCCCATTTCTTTACAAGAATGATTTATAATCATTGATTTCAATATGTTATGTCTCTGTTCTACTGTTTACTATATATATGCAGAGAGTTATTTTGTGTCTTCAGAAGAAAGAAGTCGTTGATTTCAATGTGTTATGCAATTGTTTTGTCTGTTACCACGTACAGAGAGTAGCGTGCCGGGGGGGCCTCTGGGCGGACAGACCCGGGTGACTCTCCGAAACGAACACATGTCATACATCATCACATGGTAAGTTTTCAAGGATGTGgtgcatttcttcttcttcttcg is part of the Littorina saxatilis isolate snail1 linkage group LG15, US_GU_Lsax_2.0, whole genome shotgun sequence genome and harbors:
- the LOC138949304 gene encoding surfeit locus protein 1-like gives rise to the protein MSETLIQGKSLHPISAKGTNSQRNVRKQTTGVRFCNTMQTSRGTAGFLRLLVPRQAWHGCLKRGAQTQAPRLTKALKKKQTFGEGGYILLVVPLATFCLGTWQVKRRWWKLDLIQALEEKTQSAPIPLPQNLEEMAELEYRPVTFKGEFDHSREMVIGPRSNALKEGGGLVSAGNQTGVNVVAPMKLSDRDETILVNMGWVPSAKMDPSTRREGQVKGEVEVSGIVRLQEQRPPFMPKGDAKSQGYWLYRDVETMAKQAGTAPVFVDLDQKSSVPGGPLGGQTRVTLRNEHMSYIITWYSLSLITFAMWFRRYRRPPTPESAIMYIKKQQKT